The Metopolophium dirhodum isolate CAU chromosome 4, ASM1992520v1, whole genome shotgun sequence DNA window TTGTGTTTCCGTCGGCATATTTATCAGTTGATGACGgctccaccgccaccgccgccgtcgttCACGTCGCCGAGGCCGCTGAATCGCGACACGCATGTTTCTGTTCAACTGCCGTCCCTTGATGTCATGTATGACTGATGTCACCAAATCGACGTACCTGTCATCCAGTAAACGTAAGTGTAACGGGTGTCTGCGACCGACTAGCCATAGGGTTTTATAGTAGACCGTCTTCCGACCATACCTAcaccttttattattttattttataatctaatattctaATCACTTCTTCGTGTTTGTCATCATCTGCACTCTGTGCGTGTGCTTGCAGtggtctaaaattatttttaaaaaaatgtgctaAGAATTCATTTAGTAAAGTAATTACTAAGTACCTaccaaaaagaattaaaaaatacacaattaaaatcatttaatcatttgaaaatattcgtttattttattcctgggtacctactttaataatacctactttacCTAATTTAATCATTgctgttttataaaatattttattttgaccagATTTTAGTAttgataaaactaatattatcttTGGGtagatatatatgtaggtacccagGGCTGGATTGGTATGTATCGGCCCATCGAGATTTTCACTTCTTAGCGGCCCATTTGCATATTCAGAAGCCCAAAATGACGTCTTTAATTATTACGAGCTTATAGGTGGCCCAATcgtattttaaacatgaatttattttcactcacaCGACTGGCCTACCGAGATTTCCTCGGTAGCTCGCCTAACCAATCCGGCCCTGTAGGTAcctttactaatattatagctgttgctaccaaatatatttgtattcattattgtaacataatgttatctataattataattgctaaattcaattaaaatactaataaactaaaatttatgaaatgtacaattttaattaatttttcaattaacttaCCACTCATTTCATTCATTCTCACATATACCTACCGAATAAAAATATCTCTACATAGTTGCTCTTATTTTCCCattttttcataacaattaaTTGAATCAGACATGAAACCTTAAATAGTCACATCTCAGAATAATCTATTCTATATATAGCCGcatcatttataatatcaatagaatAACTAAGTGAAAAAGCACaagaaattagaaataaaaatgttaaacattttagagaaaataatatatagaagacATATTGAATAATATCTAACACTTCTATCCAAAGATAGTTTTCTTCATCAATTATTATCTTCAGATCCAttgaataatagtattaaagagtaaagaagaaaaaacaaaacttCAGTCTGTAAAagaattaggtacttattattgaaaattatgacAGTAGTGTTGACGATAAAAGCTGTAGTGAAAAAGGCACAAACTGTGACAgcgataatttatattttatttattaggtatggggtacttctaaatattttaatagataacattttttattatatatttatatcatttaaataattttagccttttattaaattttagatcACAGTGCTTTGAGTGCTTTTTTCGGTGTggatatatacctaatatttcattaatatatcaaattgttACTTATGCTATTGTAGTGCaagccattttattttttatgaaagtcCAACACTCAAAAACTACACACAAACAATGTGTCATTTTGGTTTGGCATGATTTAATGTATCAGttaatttaagttttgaaaattcaatacttGATGAGGTGATGCCAATAGGTAATGATAGTTTTAATctcagttttaataaattatagatgatGATATTTTGCAGTTTTCTTAAAATAGTTCTCTAGctatctatacaatattatatttgtacttattttttaaattaggtaaatttaggttaaaaatagaaaatatacttaaaaattttaagaaataaaaaaaagttgacatatacatagataaagcagaaaatgtaataaaatatgtaccagcTGTATTGATTCATTGTTGCGATATAATACTCTCCTCTGTCTCTCTCTTCAAACTGTATGTTTTGCTATAAGCAGTGTGTAGAAACCACCTAGGCATGCCGTGCTATAGGTATAAAAGCCACGTGTACCAtaaagattattaatttttcttagagaaataaatgtattttaattaggtatattgtatattgtataattattttaatttatttgacaaattatattttttttaacactgctagtgtttatttaatactatattattaataataattattaggtacataggtacctaataaataaaatttttattttctattgattttgttttaaaatcttatagtgtcatacacaatatttacttttatgtgtttttattttatatttacaattaggtaatacctatttttaattgaataattaaaaaattgtaaaaaattagcTACTTAAAAGctatttatatgatttaaataactgATAATCTACTATCTAGggaaccaatattataataaattaatttttattacaatatttagtgTAATTGTTTAGTTATAAGGAATTCAATCAGTTAAATGTTACtcagtgtttaatgtttatacattatattacatttttaaaaaatatatctatgatatctttatcttattttatttagagcACAATATTGTCAATGTCTTAATgcttcttgaaatattttatttataaatgatataaattttgtactataatttataaggtaCATTACATcaaatagtacctaaataaaataaatactgttgTACAATTAGGttgatttaactatataaatcaTCAATCAAGGTTTCTACTGTCtactttatagtacctatttgtcCACTTGACCTAATTTAACCTTTTTAGGATATGGCCATAagggaaattaataattttgttaaactaagtttttaaaattaaaagacaatttttatttgatttaaaattaaactatttattttttatgttatactcTGTATGGAacgtttgaaaatgtttgttcttttaaatatttttctgaatatataatataatataatttatttattaatattaaaattattttattttagataatggTATTGTCAAGTCATCCCAGTATTTCACTAAAGTAAAGTATCAAAATGGAGCTATTCGTAATGGTCACCTAAAACCATGGAAAAAGAACCTTTATTCCAATGAAGGTTATCCAGATAATTATACTGATAAGTCTTTCCTAGAAGAATTGAGAAAAAACCTTCATGTACGAAAACTTACACTTCTAGAAGCAATCCTGGGAGCTGGTTTAATTACACAAAGATTATGCATAGTGGTAATTTTTGCATTATCTTTTTATGCTCTGAATTGCAATTTAATTTCTCCACTATTATTGCTAATGTCTTCTATAAGTTTTAGTTTTATCATGTATCTCTTGCTTTATGAAAATTCCAAGGCATTTCCATTATGGTTGATGAAGTCAGCGTGTGCATTTGTGATATCTGGTTATATTTTATCACCTGTGTTGAAAACATTGACTGAAACTATAAGCACCGACACCATTTATGCTACAGCCACGGTAATGATGTGT harbors:
- the LOC132943206 gene encoding phosphatidylinositol N-acetylglucosaminyltransferase subunit C yields the protein MFLFNCRPLMSCMTDVTKSTYLSSSKHNGIVKSSQYFTKVKYQNGAIRNGHLKPWKKNLYSNEGYPDNYTDKSFLEELRKNLHVRKLTLLEAILGAGLITQRLCIVVIFALSFYALNCNLISPLLLLMSSISFSFIMYLLLYENSKAFPLWLMKSACAFVISGYILSPVLKTLTETISTDTIYATATVMMCVHLVFFDYGVSAVIVSTSLSLNAALFGSICLCSRLQTAFHVFVFITIAVQCFAVSPILLSPIKSSITILLLFVTVTFVLCMRVSSLMSGLFVLTVLFINLMCPYYFVKWHSFKDNIYGPWDEAIVQDIKIKDFHVD